ccTCTCCCCTAgcctagctgctactcaccacatgaccagatttatggtgttttttcctcctgtgggaaggatttgaagtttgatgAACTTACAGCTCTTTTTCCCTTTGTGTTGTAATCCTgaatttattttcacacaaaacctaaaatagcgcccccaccccccaccccgttcaaaaataagcaagTTCTTGGTATCAgaaagcttctttaaaattcacagacatcatatgtgagatccatggcacataacaagcggaattagaaaatagcgtttttcgcCCCGCTGACTCGCGTTCATTTTTTTGATCTTTTGGGGATCCGTGGTCCGGAATTAGATGGGcgcgacttaggctccctatggcggctaatgcaggaaaccggGATAGAAgagtattttcacattcagcctgcatgtgaaactcagattgaccaattataaataaatataacaaGTTCTCAGTAAATTTGTCTTTAAGATTTTTAGCAAATCAACTTTTGCTTACCCCAtcggtgtttatttttttaaaactcaAAACGAGAAACTGTTatcacatttcagaatttttatagTGCTGTTTTAGCAGAAAAGAAAGATTGTTTTAGACTAAAATAAGATAAAGTGTCTAAAAACGCAGCTATTTAACCTTCTTGAAAATCAGTTTTTACAGTGTAGTAGAACCACTGCTAGGACACCTTTAAATGTCCAGAAATGTGTTTGTAAAAAGAAGTAAAAGGGCTGTTATTGGACTGCAACAACTGCAAAGTCATCAAGTGAAGAGATTCGTACGACTTGTTTGATGATACCTCAACGCCTGGTGTGCTTTATGGCTCCAGCTCCCCCTGATTGTGCAGAGATCTCATTTCACACATGATCGTTTCTCTCCCTGAGCGAGGTGGGCACGCCGGCGCTCCGTGGTTAGTGCTTTAACACCATGCGTCTGTTAGCTTGGGGCTAGATCACAGGGTGAAAGGGGGAGAACAGGATGGAAGAAAGAGGAGAAAGTAAAAGACAAATCAGCACAAAAGCAGctgggaaaataaataaaaaggagaAACATTTTATATGTTTCTTTGCCTTTAAATTTCTTAATTTTCCTGTTAGTGCTCGCCATAAGAAAAATCCCAGCAAAAAGATGCAATCATAAAATAAAAGGGAGGAGCCTCAATATTACTGATCAGATATTTAATGTGTTTAATTAAATGGTAAAAAAATGAAGCACCTAATGTCATTTACTTGGTGTTGCTTTGCAGCAACCAAATGAGAGACGGGCTTAGTGCCAGCAGCCCCTCTGGGTGCTTGGAGCTACATTTATCACCACCGGCGCCCTCTGATGATGAGGCTGTTTAGTGGGGGTCCCCACAGTCCTCCTTTGATTAGCGCTAAACATCTTTGCCTAATAACCTTAACAAGAACAACGCCTGCAGGAGGACGTGCTGGAGCACAAAGAGGCAACCGTGCACTCTACTCACCTCCGCGGAGATAACTAAAAGTGCTAAGGGCTACCCATCCTCCTCAAAGTCACCTCTTTCTCCTACGTCCCGGCTTGTATCAGGATGGGATCTCATCCACGTTACATCTTCTCTTCTTCCTCCTACCTGCACTCCAATTCAGACAAACAAAATTGAGTTGGTTATGGTTCAAGAGTCTCACAAAGTTCCCTTTCAGCAACAATATAAAGCAAGATAATAAGAATATGTGAATGTAAACTGGAGTAGATGGACAAGTACTCTATGGGGATATTAAGGCAAGAAATGGAGCTGGGAATGATTCTGCCTGGGGGATATACAAAAGAAATCCATTTCACTGTTCTGTGTCTGCCTAAATACAGATTTTAAATCATTTACTCACATGGAAAAACTTCATAAATTAATTCTGTGGGTTGTTGGAttaatatttttttctattttggtAGTAGTCTTCAAAATGATATAATTCACATACTCAACAATACATTTTCTAcaactttagttttatttttttaacaaaatgacgcTTCTTTGTTATCAATTAAAAGCCTCCTTTTTCTGTGCTGCCTTCAAGAACTACttgaaaaatgtaattttttgacTGTTGTTACATTAAAAAGGGTAAAACGCAAGTTtccaaaaaataaaatgaaagccAAATCTTGTTTAGGATAGTTAAAACTTGCTTTTCATTATAGACATTGattatgtttttttctgttttagtTTAATTATGTTTTTGTCTTTAAATGATGGATGATGCGCACAGTAGAGCTGTCGATCGTTTCCCTTTTGGGTTCATCTTTACATTATAAAATGATCATCTGAGCATAAATGCTGGATGCGAGAGTGTGTCCACCTgaccttttgtttttcttttcttttaaaaacaaacGCTCTGTGTTGAGTTGTAAAGGGCGACATTCTCATTTCACCGAGTGTCCCTGAAAGCAGCACAGCTGTGACGTAGCCCGGAACCGTTGAACCAGTCAGCTGCGGGAGGAACTCCGACAAcacaacagaaagtcaaccaggaAACAGACAGCTGCAGCCGACCCACCGTCCGGTCTGACGCCCCAACGACGCTGTTCGTCACGGGAGTCATTAAATGCTTTATTATCACAGGAGTTTTATTTTGTATTAAAGTAGGAAAAGAGCAGCGGAATGGCGAATTTATTCAAGAAGAAAACAGTCGATGGTAAGTTTGCTGTGTCCAACAAAACCAAAAAAACTAGCTAACTTGTTATTAGCTCGGGTGCTAGCCTGCTGTCACGTTCCCATCTAAAGTTAGCTTCGGTACGAAACTTGTTTAACTTGTTTTCGATCCTGTCGAGTCACCCGGCACGTTACTGACTAGGAGGAAGCGATAAAACCCGTCAAACTCGCGGTGTCTTAGGCGGGTTGACGATGTAGCTGGATTACAATGTCCCCCTTATCGTTACTAATAATTACGGTTTCGTTAGCACCCGATGTGTTGATTATATTGGCCCTGTGTGTTGGGATAAGTCTAGAGAaaagggcgtgtgtgtgtgtccactgcTATGTTAAACAGGGAAACTACAGTGCGAGTTTAGTTTAAAAAGGTAAAAGTAGCAAAATTACTTTCCTCATTCAATAATTTAGCTAGATTACTTTAGATTTTTAAACAGAAATAGATTGTAAAGCATATCTCCTAACTGGTATTAAAATAAGTCACTGAAAATGTAATAAAGGTGTAATTTAAAGGGAAGGTTGTTAGGGACAACATTTCCcatcattcattgctgctttttcAGCTGATTTGACTAAAAGTCACTTTAAAAACTCCTGAAAATCCTGCCTGTATAAATATTTGAGTGTTATTTTCCTCCAGGCAGCTCAGTGAGTCTGACAGGGTCAAGATGGAAAATTCTGACACCGTTTTTCTGAAAATGAATGAATCAATTATTCTGCTTCAGAAGAGGCTCTCAGGAGTGGTTTAgaataaaaacacattagtcTCCTGCAATGGCTCTCAAACTTATTTCATGTGAAGAATTGCTTTAAATCAGAGTAGCAGGTGTGGAAATGGGCTCGGCTGGCGTCGCATTCTCCTCCCATCCCTGTGGTTCCAGCCGCACCCGCACCGATCATCAGCTACTCACTGTGCACCAGGACCGCCGCTCCATCTGCAGCTGTAGGAGCATCTTCAACTGGAGCTTCTGTCTCGTCCTCTCAGTCCACCAGACTCTGAACTCGGGGTCATTTTGTTCCTCCAGGTCACATGGCTGGAGAGGTTTCTGGATAGTTTGCAGATTTGGTAATGGGTGGAGGGGTTAGATCGCACGTATTTGTAGGACGATATCCCTCCCACTTGGAGACGTTGGCGGCACGTCACCTTTCACGTGTTTGTTCTTCGCTCCTGTAAGAGGTCCGCTTGGCTGACGTGTCTCTGTCAAGTTTTCAGGAGCTTTTAACTTCTTTTTCTGGTGTTTGAGCTTTATTTTAAATATAATATTGTGTTTGAAGAAGCAGTTTATTATCCATTTTCTAAAGTTATGTTTCAGCATGACTCATGAAATCTCACATTTATTCTGTTTACAACGATGGgtctattttattcatttttccacagatttgttttaaacatttcatttaaacttcagcccaaAGACAACATATTCTGGTTTAGAGATTTAAAAACACTTCGGAGGAACAAAAACTATATTTGTTATACACAAATCAATAATCTGATTCTgaaagattagattagattaaaaCTGCTAATCGTGTTTTTTCAGATCTTTTCGGTTGTGACTTCAGGGTCACTTCTGGTCACATGATGCTACGTTACGGATGTGTTAACAGCTGATTGACTCATCCTGGCCTTCCTGTGGCTGTCGGAGCACTTTAACACTCAGCAGATGACTGTAATATTTAGCAACTCTGGACTTTCACGCTGGGTATTAACGCTCGGGCTGCGTGTTTGAGGCTTCATGCTGAAGCACAGCTGCACTCATGACACAAATCAATGGAGTTCACCTGCAACTGATCTAAAATCTCACATTTTCAACTGCTTACAAAAGGAAATAATCACATTTTTAGGATTTATTTTTAGTGACGGTGGCCATATTTAGATCTTAATATTGTGTCTGTTATTTAATTTGAGCCGATGCTTCTGTGTTTCCTAAAGACGTCATCAAGGAGCAGTCGAAGGAGCTCCGCGGCACTCAGAGACAGATCACCAGGGACCGAGTGGCGCTGGAGAAACAAGAGAAGCAAATggttggaacacacacacacacacacacaccctgctctGTTTAGGGTATATTTGTGCTGAATTTCTGCAAGTTGCATCAAAGTTTCACGATGACCCCCCAGGTCAAATTCACCTTGTACTATTTAGTGTAGTCGGCTAATGGGTCTAAATGAATACTTTAGATGAGAGGGAtgtggtatgtgtgtgtggtagctatcctccagacacacacacacacacacacacctctgtaagATGAAAGAAGCCTCTGGTCTTCCCCTCTCAGTTGTATTAAGTAAATATCAGACGGGTCATAATGACCTCCCTGGGGAACCGCGGTTCATTAATGCGTTCCACTAATGAACCTTTGTGTGTTAAAGCGTTGTTGCTCGTTGTACGGAACCGGACTAAGGAGCGAAAATTACCTGGAATTTTGAGTTTCCATAATTAGGTGCATCccttatcgtgtgtgtgtgtgtgtgtgtgtgtgtgtgtgtgtgtgtgtgtgtgtgtgtgtgtgtgtgtgtgtgtgtgtgtgtggagagtgcTTCTATTGTAGTGGGAAAGTGCACACACTCAGATTTCTATCTGAGTGTGTTTGACTGAGATGTTCTTTTATTATCTTATTCAGGGAGAAATGCAGAACTTATGGGTTTTCAGTGTATTCATGTTAGTATTCTGATTATTATTTATACTAGTATGCATCTTTTACTTGGTAGCTGTGTTGCTAGTTACGCTGTCAGAGGAAACTTTCTGGTAAAACTCTATAAAACTAGACGGTCTTGTTTTGTTCTGGATATTCAACATGACAACATTTTACACATCGAGCTAaaacttttctgctctgctgcagCGATGCTTTCATGTACAGAAAATAAAATCAGAGTTTTGAATTTCCAACTGGTCAAGCACGGATGAATGCATGCGATGGGTTTCCTgccagtagtgtgtgtgtgtgtgtgtgtgtgtgtgtgtgtgtgtgtgtgtgtgcgctgaagCCTCTGGCTCCTGCAGCATCAGACATTAATAATTGATTATTTCCTGTAGCGACTGCCGTCAGCAGCATATCTCACCATGACCTGCAGCCTGTCTCCTGGGACGTGCTCACACACGCGGGATCCCTGGAGGCGTGCTGCCTCGTGTTTGCTAATGCTAAACGTGGGATCTGGATGGCTGTTTACCGCGTCTGTATTTGCAAACACGACGGTCTCTCTGGGGCGtttgttgtttgtgtttttaatcTGAGAAAAGAGATTACGTTCATTAAAGATGTTAATCTGCAGTTATTCATCACAGCGTCTCACGCGACAGGTAGCTGAACGGCTCACCGCTAACAGGATGCATTTGCACTGCTGAGGTCTAGCGTCTGGGCTCCGGCGTCGTCGGTGGCTCCGGTTCATCTCAGCGACACGCACCAAGTTCCTCTCTTCTGGTTTTTCCAGGAGCTGGAGATCAAGAAGATGGCTAAGAGTGGAAACCGGGAGGCTTGTAAAATTCTGGCTAAGCAGTTGGTGCAGCTGAGGAAGCAGAAGAACCGGACGTACGCCGTTAGCTCCAAAGTGACCTCCATGTCCACGCAGACCAAGGTCATGAACTCTCAGATGAAGATGGCCGGTGCGATGTCCACGACTGCGAAGGTAAAACCAGCTGGTCTCGGGTCAGCTGAGTGTGTTGCTAACTAGTCAGGAGGACAGAGTTAGTGCTGCTAAGAGCTTCTCGGCTAATGAGGTGTGAGGGGCGGTAATCAGCCAGGACTAATGTGGTGGACGTGGACGGGTCAAGTACAATCAGGCTTCAGATTAATGGAGGGTGGTGAGGTGATCCTAGCAAAACACTTCAGAGTTCAAAAGGTTATTTTTACCCAGAAACGCACGAAGCTGTGTTCAGAACACGGCGGCAGCTTTGTGACATCAACCCTGTTTGTTCTGCAGATGAAGAGTTCTGCTTCCTACGGGTCGGTTCGGTCAGTACTTCTCCTCTAATGTAGCTCTTCATTTCATTCAGACGATGCAGGCTGTGAATAAGAAGATGGATCCGCAGAAGACCCTGAAAACGATGCAGGACTTCCAGAAGGAGAACATGAAGATGGGCATGACGGAGGACATGAGTACGTGTGTCCTCTGGGATTAACGGGCTCACCGGGAAGTGGGAACGGTTTCAGGAATCAGTGATTTAGTTTTGTCTCATTTACCCTCGTCTCTTCCCTCCTCGTGTCTCCACCCTCCAGTCAACGACACGCTAGATGAGATCTTCGATGAATCCGGGGATGAAGAGGAATCTCAGGACATCGTCAACCAGGTCCTGGATGAGATCGGCATTGAGATCTCAGGAAAAGTGAGTCCACGCTGATGTTGTGTGTGGTGACATTTAATCCTCGGTCAAACGAGTTAGGGGAGGTAATCTGCTGAATTCAGACTTTCACAGACGTTTCTAATCCCGAATTACAGCCTGCAGCTTCAGAACAATCAGAGCTTCATGTGGCTTTTATATCCCAGCTGCTGGAGCTGCCGCCCGTCTGCCGTGTGTCTGGCTCCCCCTGGGGGCGACGGGCGTTATTACCTCTCACAGGAcccagcacgcacgcacacaccacacacgcacacacatacacacacatacacacacatacacacacacacacacacatacacacacatacacacacatacacacacatacacacacacacacacacacacacatacacacacacacacacacacacacacacatacatacacacaccacacacgcacacacacacacacacacaccacacacgcacacacacatacacacacacaccacacacacaccacacgc
This sequence is a window from Nothobranchius furzeri strain GRZ-AD chromosome 14, NfurGRZ-RIMD1, whole genome shotgun sequence. Protein-coding genes within it:
- the chmp2ba gene encoding charged multivesicular body protein 2Ba — encoded protein: MANLFKKKTVDDVIKEQSKELRGTQRQITRDRVALEKQEKQMELEIKKMAKSGNREACKILAKQLVQLRKQKNRTYAVSSKVTSMSTQTKVMNSQMKMAGAMSTTAKTMQAVNKKMDPQKTLKTMQDFQKENMKMGMTEDMINDTLDEIFDESGDEEESQDIVNQVLDEIGIEISGKMVRAPAAGKAVPGAAAASSSKQATISDDEIERQLRALGVD